GCGACCGGATCCAGCGCCGCCGGGCCGGGTGCGGTTCCGGTCGTGGCGAAGTGCCGCAGCACGGCTTGGTGGACCGCGCGCAGCCCGCGTTCGGCGGGGGCGCGGCGGCCCCGGCCCGCCCGGCCCAGAAGATCGAGGACGTCCGCCTCGCAGCACTCCTGCCCCGCCACTTCGGGCAGACCAGCCTCCATCAGCGCGCGGCGCAGCTCCGCCACGCTCGGTGCGCCGTCGGTCGTGCCGTCCGCGTGGCGGTACAGACGGCAGGACACGCTCGGCCGGGCGTCGCCGACGGGCGCGAACGGGTCGGCGCCGTCGAGCAGAACAGTGGGTGAGCCGGCCATCCCCCACCGGGCTGCCTCGGCTTCGCCGGAGACCTCGACCGCGTTCACCGGCACGTCCCTGCCGCCGAGGACGGCCCGGAGCCGCTCCCGTACGACCGGGGCGTTCGGGCAGTCCGGAACCGCCAGCACCGTGATCCGCACGTCCGCTTCCGGCTCGCTCATGACGGGGCCCTCCGATTCCTCTGGATCTGTGACGACCGTTGGATCCGTGGCGACCGTAGACCTTCCAGCGCACTGGAAGGTCAAGCGATAGCGTGGAGGCATGCGCATCGGTGTTCTCGCCGCCGCGAGCGGGCTGACCACGAAGGCCATCCGTTTCTACGAGGCTGCCGGGCTCCTGCCCGCGCCGCCCCGTACCGGGGGCGGCTACCGCGACTATCCGGAGCACACAGCGAAGCGGCTGGCGTTCATCCGCCAGGCGCAGAGCGCTGGCCTGACCCTCGCCGAGATCCGCTCCGTGCTCGCCCTGCGCGACGCCGGAGCATCCCCCTGCACGCACGTCACGGCCCTCATCGGCCACCATCTCGCCGACATCGACCGCCGCATGGCGGAACTCCGCACCACCAGAACAGCCCTGCGCACCCTCGCCGAGAGGGCCGCCACCACCGATCCTGCCGACTGCACCGACCGCGACATCTGCCGCATCCTCACCGCGGAGGAATGAAACGCCGAACGGCTGCCACTCGCCCACCCGGCCGTCCCCAAAGTGCTGCGCGACCACGCCGACCAGGGCCTGATCCGCCTCGCCCGGGGCCGCATCACCGTCCTCGACACGGAGCGCCTCGCAGGCGCAGCGGGCTGACGTCACCCAACCGTAAGGCCGCTCCTACCTGCCTACTCCCTCCGCCGGACGTACGCTCGCACCGGTCCCGACATCAGGAGTCCTCCATGCGCGCCCGCACCCTCGCCCCGGCCGCACTGGCCGCCGCCCTGCTCACCATCGCCGGCTGCGGCACCGATTCCGCCGGCGACGCGGGGGCGGCCTCCCCGTCGAAGGCGGCGTCCGCCCAGCCGTCCGCCGGCTCCGGCGGGAGCGGCACCAAGGCAGACGGGGCCGACGGCGCCGAGGTGCCCGAGACGCTGAACTTCACCGCCACCACCGTCGACGGCAAGCCCTTCGACGCGAAGAGCCTCGCGGGCAAGCCCACCGTTCTGTGGTTCTGGGCGCCCTGGTGCCCCACCTGCAAGGCCCAGGCCGCCGAGACCGCCAAGGTCGCCACCGACTACCAGGGCAGGGCGAACGTCGTCGGCGTCGCCGGCCTCGACAAGAACGCCGCCATGCGCGACTTCGTCTCCGACACGGGCACCGGCTCCTTCCCCCACCTGTCCGACGAGGCCGGGGACGTATGGAAGCGCTTCGAGGTCACCCAGCAGAGCCACTACGTGATCCTCGACAAGGACGGCGCCACCGCCTACGAAGGCGTCCTGCCCGGCGGCGAGGGGCTGGCCGAGAAGGTCGCCGCCCTCACCGGCTGAACCCGCCATGGCCGACCTGCCCCTCGCCCTAGCGCTCGGCGCCGGCATCCTCGCCGCCGTCAACCCGTGCGGCTTCGCCCTGCTGCCCGCCTACCTGTCCCTGCTCGTCCTCGGCGACGACACCCCCAGCCGCACCGTCGCCGTCGGACGCGCCCTGACCGCCACCGCCGCCATGACCGCCGGATTCGCCGCCCTCTTCGGCGTCTTCGGCCTCGCCATCCAGCCCGTCGCCGGACAACTCCAGCAGCACCTGCCCTGGTTCACCATCACCTTCG
This genomic interval from Streptomyces dengpaensis contains the following:
- a CDS encoding alkylmercury lyase family protein encodes the protein MSEPEADVRITVLAVPDCPNAPVVRERLRAVLGGRDVPVNAVEVSGEAEAARWGMAGSPTVLLDGADPFAPVGDARPSVSCRLYRHADGTTDGAPSVAELRRALMEAGLPEVAGQECCEADVLDLLGRAGRGRRAPAERGLRAVHQAVLRHFATTGTAPGPAALDPVAAAVGRTARDVLAELAAGDFLTLDERGWIGAAYPFSATPTPHRVRIEGGGPQVWAMCAIDALGMPAMLGQGVVISSTDPVTGEPVTVTTTGDGSVWEPAGAVVFVGRRACSGPAASVCCDALNFFTGAASAQSWEGEHPDVRGEIVDQVRAEEIGRQIFGPLLAEST
- a CDS encoding heavy metal-responsive transcriptional regulator, whose product is MRIGVLAAASGLTTKAIRFYEAAGLLPAPPRTGGGYRDYPEHTAKRLAFIRQAQSAGLTLAEIRSVLALRDAGASPCTHVTALIGHHLADIDRRMAELRTTRTALRTLAERAATTDPADCTDRDICRILTAEE
- a CDS encoding redoxin domain-containing protein — protein: MRARTLAPAALAAALLTIAGCGTDSAGDAGAASPSKAASAQPSAGSGGSGTKADGADGAEVPETLNFTATTVDGKPFDAKSLAGKPTVLWFWAPWCPTCKAQAAETAKVATDYQGRANVVGVAGLDKNAAMRDFVSDTGTGSFPHLSDEAGDVWKRFEVTQQSHYVILDKDGATAYEGVLPGGEGLAEKVAALTG